In Gossypium arboreum isolate Shixiya-1 chromosome 5, ASM2569848v2, whole genome shotgun sequence, a single genomic region encodes these proteins:
- the LOC108453244 gene encoding protein COFACTOR ASSEMBLY OF COMPLEX C SUBUNIT B CCB4, chloroplastic isoform X2 — MEAGRILHIGIPWITRRSSPRLPNFPRFICASSIQRGSYKGPKPGRDWIADWVSKNDDAVRSLPIYVGGASLLAVLFNRAISGIAPVADASSSQSRADLLTLGLAVTNVLTGLVWISIRPKSITPVEPQGVECQVIYSHLPESVVSEILWVWESLSAVTCCKSLVIVYDCQCIVQIGVAAKSLNIGEPFAVDAAKLMQGSVYQGVLKSGAQSYLANLSLYPGRSELPFLPSNTQ; from the exons ATGGAAGCGGGAAGGATCCTCCACATCGGCATTCCATGGATCACCAGGCGCTCGTCTCCTCGTCTCCCTAACTTCCCGCGCTTTATTTGTGCTTCTTCTATTCAGCGG GGGAGCTACAAAGGACCAAAGCCTGGCCGAGATTGGATTGCCGATTGGGTATCCAAGAACGATGACGCCGTTCGGAGTTTGCCAATCTACGTCGGAGGGGCCTCTTTGTTAGCCGTTCTCTTTAACCGTGCCATCTCGGGGATTGCTCCGGTTGCGGATGCCAGCAG TTCACAGTCAAGGGCGGATCTATTGACACTTGGTTTGGCTGTGACCAACGTATTAACTGGCTTAGTTTGGATATCAATCCGACCAAAATCCATCACTCCG GTAGAGCCTCAAGGAGTGGAATGCCAAGTAATTTATTCTCACCTTCCTGAATCAGTTGTTTCTGAGATACTTTG GGTGTGGGAATCTCTTTCTGCTGTAACATGCTGCAAGTCTCTAGTTATTGTTTATGACTGCCAATGTATTGTTCAAATTGGTGTGGCAGCTAAATCACTGAACATTGGTGAACCTTTTGCTGTGGATGCTGCTAAACTGATGCAGGGATCAGTTTATCAAGGTGTTTTGAAGTCTGGAGCAC AGAGCTACTTGGCGAATCTGTCTCTTTACCCTGGGAGGTCCGAGCTGCCATTTCTCCCTTCAAATACTCAG